In a genomic window of Callithrix jacchus isolate 240 chromosome 22, calJac240_pri, whole genome shotgun sequence:
- the KISS1R gene encoding kiSS-1 receptor, with protein MAAATGPNASWWAPANTSGCPGCGSNASDGRVPAPGFVGSWVVQLFFAALMLLGLVGNSLVIYVICRHRPMRTVTNFSIANLAATDLTFLLSCVPFTALLYPLPAWVLGDFMCKFVNYIRQVSVQATCATVTAMSVDRWYVTVFPLRALHRRTPRGALAVSLSIWLGSAAVSATVLALHRLSPGPSTYCREAFPSRALERAFAPYNLLPLLATCACYGAMPRHLRRAAVRPASVDSALQGQLRAQRADAVRAKVSRLVAAVVLLFAACWGPIQLFLTLQALDPEGAWHPRSYAAYAVKTWAHGMSYSNWALNPLLYAFLGWHFRRALGRVCPCAPRRPRASDPAAPRAELHRLGSHPAPARAQKPGSRGPAARGLCVLGEAGAPL; from the exons ATGGCGGCTGCAACCGGGCCCAACGCGTCCTGGTGGGCGCCGGCCAACACCTCGGGCTGCCCGGGCTGCGGCTCCAACGCCTCCGACGGTCGGGTCCCTGCTCCGGGGTTCGTGGGCTCCTGGGTGGTGCAGCTCTTCTTTGCGGCGCTGATGCTGCTGGGCCTGGTGGGGAACTCGCTGGTCATCTACGTCATCTGCCGCCACAGGCCGATGCGGACAGTGACCAACTTCTCCATCG CGAACTTGGCAGCCACGGACCTGACCTTCCTCCTGAGCTGCGTCCCCTTCACCGCCCTGTTGTACCCGCTGCCCGCCTGGGTGCTGGGCGACTTCATGTGCAAGTTCGTCAACTACATCCGGCAG GTCTCGGTGCAGGCCACGTGCGCCACTGTGACCGCCATGAGCGTGGACCGCTGGTACGTGACGGTGTTCCCGCTGCGCGCCCTGCACCGCCGCACGCCCCGCGGGGCGCTGGCTGTCAGCCTCAGCATCTGGTTGG GCTCCGCTGCGGTGTCTGCGACGGTGCTCGCCCTGCACCGCCTGTCCCCGGGGCCGAGCACCTACTGCAGAGAGGCCTTCCCCAGCCGCGCCCTGGAGCGCGCCTTCGCGCCGTACAACCTGCTGCCGCTGCTCGCCACCTGCGCCTGCTATGGGGCCATGCCCCGCCACCTGCGCCGGGCCGCCGTGCGCCCTGCGTCCGTCGATAGCGCCCTGCAG gggCAGCTGCGGGCCCAGCGCGCGGACGCGGTGCGGGCCAAGGTGTCGCGGCTGGTGGCGGCCGTGGTCCTGCTCTTCGCCGCCTGCTGGGGCCCCATCCAGCTGTTCCTAACGCTGCAGGCGCTGGACCCCGAGGGCGCCTGGCACCCGCGCAGCTACGCCGCGTACGCGGTCAAGACCTGGGCGCACGGCATGTCCTACAGCAACTGGGCGCTGAACCCGCTGCTCTACGCCTTCCTGGGCTGGCACTTCCGACGGGCCCTCGGACGCGTGTGCCCCTGCGCGCCCCGCCGGCCCCGAGCCTCCGACCCCGCCGCCCCGCGCGCCGAGCTGCACCGCCTGGGGTCCCACCCGGCCCCCGCCAGGGCGCAGAAGCCAGGGAGCCGTGGGCCGGCGGCGCGCGGGCTCTGCGTCCTTGGGGAAGCCGGCGCCCCTCTCTGA